In a single window of the Phaeobacter sp. G2 genome:
- a CDS encoding metalloregulator ArsR/SmtB family transcription factor, with the protein MASNLDGFFSALADPTRRAVVARLMTGPAPVSELHEPHDMALPSFLKHLGKLESAGMIRSEKIGRVRTVHIEAVAIAEAEEWLKQQRRIWERRLDRLSALAEHIEKESNNG; encoded by the coding sequence ATGGCTAGCAATCTTGACGGTTTTTTCTCTGCACTTGCCGATCCCACCAGGCGCGCTGTGGTCGCGCGTCTGATGACCGGCCCCGCGCCGGTATCGGAATTGCATGAGCCTCACGATATGGCCCTGCCGTCCTTTCTGAAGCATCTCGGCAAGCTCGAATCCGCAGGAATGATCCGCTCCGAGAAAATTGGCCGCGTTCGGACGGTTCATATCGAAGCGGTCGCGATAGCCGAGGCCGAGGAATGGCTGAAACAGCAACGGCGCATCTGGGAAAGGCGTCTCGACCGCCTATCCGCTCTCGCCGAGCACATCGAGAAGGAAAGCAACAATGGCTGA